Proteins found in one Parabacteroides pacaensis genomic segment:
- a CDS encoding helix-turn-helix domain-containing protein — translation MNIRVKKICKERGITIGELADRMQMVKESLSRAINGNPIIGTSEKIASSLDVPFTELFTTNNQEICGYVEYKGIV, via the coding sequence ATGAATATACGAGTTAAGAAAATTTGTAAAGAACGAGGCATTACTATTGGAGAACTTGCTGATAGAATGCAAATGGTCAAGGAGAGCCTAAGCCGTGCCATTAACGGCAACCCAATTATTGGAACATCAGAAAAAATTGCCAGTTCCTTAGATGTTCCTTTTACCGAACTATTCACCACCAACAATCAAGAGATTTGCGGTTACGTGGAATACAAAGGGATAGTTTAA